In the Hordeum vulgare subsp. vulgare chromosome 7H, MorexV3_pseudomolecules_assembly, whole genome shotgun sequence genome, one interval contains:
- the LOC123407570 gene encoding uncharacterized protein LOC123407570 has protein sequence MNRFHDRQHVWVRSSVHGTYLNADSDGRSVSLRRRRASLKAAWAVHIYQHGEGDVPYLLLYSAAYGRYLAATATRAPLGHVGFRAEQRDYDEPVLPAIMWRATHTGFGGGVFLRNVGGRYLRANGKYLRWNNGVTVDDMDKVSTMMYWTVDPIPLRGSDMPQPGFAAPIPRGVWRLIRFVRATAEGAYAHNGNGWSEFHFRGRYVYHLRNELVKRINAEVHLFELAMCIRAGRYGRLTPLITNLPHGGSGETLQIVVYLSETPAYDELEHPDVYSE, from the exons ATGAACAGGTTCCACGACAGGCAGCACGTGTGGGTGCGGAGCAGCGTGCACGGCACGTACCTCAACGCCGACAGCGACGGGAGGAGCGTCTCCCTCCGCCGGCGCCGCGCGTCGCTCAAGGCGGCGTGGGCGGTGCACATCTACCAGCACGGCGAGGGCGACGTGCCGTACCTTCTCCTCTACAGCGCCGCCTACGGCCGCTACCTCGCCGCCACGGCCACGCGGGCGCCGCTCGGCCACGTCGGCTTCCGCGCCGAGCAGCGCGACTACGACGAGCCGGTGCTGCCGGCCATCATGTGGCGGGCCACCCACACGGGCTTCGGGGGCGGCGTCTTCCTCCGCAACGTCGGCGGCCGCTACCTCCGCGCCAACGGCAAGTACCTCCGCTGGAACAACGGCGTCACCGTCGACGACATGGACAAAGTCAGCACCATGATGTACTGGACCGTCGATCCCATCCCCCTCAGAGGATCGGACATGCCTCAGCCTGGCTTCGCTGCCCCGATTCCG CGAGGGGTGTGGAGGCTGATCCGGTTCGTGCGAGCGACCGCCGAGGGGGCCTACGCCCATAACGGCAACGGCTGGTCCGAGTTCCATTTCAGGGGAAGGTACGTGTACCACCTGAGGAACGAGCTGGTCAAGCGCATCAACGCCGAGGTGCACTTGTTCGAGCTCGCCATGTGCATCCGAGCGGGCCGCTACGGGCGTTTGACCCCGCTCATCACCAACCTGCCCCACGGCGGCAGCGGCGAGACCCTCCAGATTGTCGTCTACCTGTCCGAGACCCCTG CCTATGATGAGCTAGAGCACCCGGATGTCTACTCGGAGTAG